A region of Arabidopsis thaliana chromosome 5, partial sequence DNA encodes the following proteins:
- the TRM30 gene encoding uncharacterized protein, translating into MSSNGEKRMMKRSDFAQKLLDDLRVRKEQLSGSQNSLQKDKYAYSNRGFKGSRANSTTFQDLTSGCIEASNQLVPYGKGKSMEKLDLSKALAFALENAGKATRVDPSGSASIISFLHEVGRRSLGETRSSQVFVQQQQPSSSSPMIHVHIKEISKGAQKLNQIINACSNGLSFRKGRYSIQCGEQLMEGAIELEQSLRLLVDIQQASEYTSHKRRKNRIKLLEENGDDDEEEDAHNQNYQKIKQVAKADIEMRLLALNYQEDKNNKHRKQTSYCEDTEQRSTKPQKGRIPSVVAKLMGLGEFPQDEKETNIKHDGENLTRRRVMEASENLVELKTQRKSTSLDLVIHKETQTANEINYKAKSQQKDREKDDSKSRKRSKASYKKDGETTTKNVIKRNPTPTENKHKVVARSQQKPLHKLSNKKEKLQRERHRENGVTTNHSQKPLSSEDLQMKVRLINKAKAVKKSFSHVEVAQKGKEGEVLKAKICEKKNQDIYISNEALCKVMKRPEIKKEDGKHDLLLKSYNDSNEKKAEVDTCIKSSQVSGVEHKKEIKDDSILLIAAERVPCQAPSENHHGRMFTNGMDQQAPIPKSDGNSDILSKTVYKETKGEIEAGLPLLEKRQERRKRETTETLSENEINLKKIFVKSQLFLDTAKAHFKLNIPQNVFHDTTSGSYYYQEDKNLTLECAFELMKRKRRFQELSVHPFVKVPISSSKINSLDHLIRQISKELEKLRAYGRDCHIGSHVEDYVLERDVHYKDPYLNSMWDMGWNDSMLAFIEKDDVMRDIEREVFSGLLEEITRDLICI; encoded by the exons atGAGTTCGAATGGCGAGAAGAGAATGATGAAAAGGTCAGATTTTGCGCAGAAGTTGTTGGATGATCTTCGTGTGAGGAAAGAACAGCTTTCAGGCTCTCAGAACTCCCTACAAAAAG ATAAATATGCATATTCGAACAGAGGATTTAAGGGATCCAGAGCAAATTCT ACAACATTTCAAGATCTTACTAGCGGCTGCATAGAGGCTTCAAATCAGTTAGTTCCTTATGGAAAGGGCAAGAGCATGGAGAAACTCGACTTGTCGAAAGCATTAGCATTTGCACTTGAAAATGCTGGAAAAGCTACAAGAGTAGATCCTTCAGGGAGTGCCTCAATCATTAGTTTCTTGCATGAAGTAGGAAGGAGATCTTTGGGAGAAACAAGAAGCAGTCAAGTTTTtgtgcaacaacaacaaccttcTTCAAGCAGTCCCATGATTCATGTTCATATCAAAGAGATTTCAAAGGGAGCTCAAAAGCTGAATCAGATCATTAACGCATGTAGCAACGGCCTAAGCTTTCGTAAAGGAAGGTACTCTATACAATGCGGGGAACAACTCATGGAAGGCGCCATTGAGTTGGAACAGTCTCTTCGTTTGCTTGTAGACATACAACAAGCATCTGAGTATACAAGCCACAAACGgaggaaaaacagaatcaaGCTGCTTGAAGaaaatggtgatgatgatgaggaggaggatgcTCATAATCAAAACTACCAAAAGATCAAACAAGTCGCAAAGGCGGATATCGAGATGAGACTATTGGCACTTAACTATCAAGAGGATAAGAACAACAAACATAGAAAGCAAACAAGTTATTGCGAAGATACCGAGCAGAGATCAACGAAACCTCAGAAGGGAAGGATTCCGAGTGTTGTTGCAAAGTTGATGGGACTAGGAGAGTTTCCACAAGATGAAAAAGAGACCAACATAAAACATGATGGAGAGAATCTCACAAGGCGTAGAGTAATGGAAGCTAGTGAAAATCTTGTTGAACTAAAGACACAAAGGAAGTCAACATCATTGGATTTAGTAATCCACAAGGAGACTCAAACCGCGAATGAGATAAACTACAAAGCCAAGTCTCAGCAAAAGGATAGAGAGAAGGATGATTCAAAGAGTAGAAAAAGAAGCAAGGCTTCATACAAGAAAGATGGAGAAACTACTACGAAAAATGTTATCAAAAGGAATCCAACTCCaacagaaaataaacataaggTTGTCGCGAGGAGTCAACAAAAGCCTTTACATAAACTTAGCaataagaaagagaagttgCAGCGAGAAAGACATCGAGAAAATGGTGTAACGACAAATCATTCACAAAAACCTTTGAGTTCAGAGGATTTACAAATGAAGGTACGACTCATAAACAAAGCTAAAGCTGTGAAGAAAAGCTTTTCTCATGTTGAGGTAGCACAAAAGGGAAAAGAAGGAGAGGTTCTTAAAGCCAAGATCTgcgaaaagaaaaaccaagacATCTATATTTCAAATGAAGCATTGTGCAAAGTAATGAAGCGACCAGAGattaagaaagaagatggaaaaCATGATCTGTTACTCAAAAGTTACAATGACAGTAATGAGAAGAAAGCAGAAGTAGATACATGCATCAAAAGTTCTCAAGTTTCAGGTGTTGAGCATaagaaagagatcaaagatGACTCAATTCTTCTTATTGCCGCAGAGAGAGTCCCATGTCAAGCTCCATCAGAAAAT CATCATGGGCGTATGTTCACAAATGGGATGGATCAACAAGCTCCAATACCAAAGTCTGATGGAAATTCAGATATATTATCCAAGACAGTATATAAAG AAACAAAAGGGGAGATAGAAGCTGGTTTACCCTTGTTGGAGAAGCGACAAGAACGCCGAAAACGAGAAACAACAGAGACATTATCCgaaaatgaaataaacctAAAGAAGATATTTGTGAAAAGCCAATTATTTCTAGACACAGCAAAGGCACATTTCAAACTCAACATTCCTCAAAATGTCTTTCATGACACCACCAGTGGGAGCTATTACTATCAAGAAGACAAGAATCTAACCCTCGAGTGTGCCTTCGAGCTAATGAAACGAAAAAGGAGATTTCAAGAGTTAAGTGTCCATCCTTTCGTGAAGGTACCCATAAGTTCCTCTAAAATAAACTCATTGGACCATCTTATTAGACAAATAAGCAAAGAGTTAGAGAAGCTGAGAGCCTACGGTAGAGACTGCCACATTGGATCACATGTTGAAGACTACGTGTTGGAAAGAGATGTTCACTATAAAGACCCATACTTGAACTCAATGTGGGACATGGGTTGGAATGATTCGATGCTCGCGTTCATCGAGAAAGATGATGTTATGAGGGATATAGAGAGGGAAGTCTTCAGTGGACTCTTGGAAGAGATAACAAGAGATCTTATATGCATATAG
- a CDS encoding AP2/B3-like transcriptional factor family protein — translation MKKRSIPRTPEKKMVIVRRSSRISNSSSVPVYREVDVKRVHIQRRGVGKKRDLLNRVYVSEEIRDEAISRANKFQDELGSGYPSFVKSMLQSHVSGGFWLGLPVQFCKSHLGLHDGVITLIDEEGEEYETIYLARKNGLSGGWMGFAVAHNLAYGDTLVFELVRRTAFKVYITRVGSCGESSKDMS, via the exons atgaagaagagatctATTCCTCGAAcaccagagaagaagatggtgattgTTCGTAGATCTAGCCGTATCtctaattcttcttctgttcCGGTTTACAGAGAA GTTGATGTTAAACGAGTGCACATACAGAGAAG GGGAGTGGGCAAGAAGAGAGATTTATTGAATCGAGTTTATGTTTCTGAAGAAATCAGAGATGAGGCCATTTCAAGAGCTAACAAATTTCAGGATGAATTGGGGAGTGGTTATCCAAGTTTTGTGAAATCTATGCTTCAATCACATGTTTCTGGTGGCTTCTGGCTG GGTCTTCCAGTGCAATTTTGCAAATCTCACCTCGGGTTACATGATGGTGTCATAACTTTGATAGATGAAGAAGGCGAGGAGTATGAGACTATCTACTTAGCGAGAAAGAATGGACTTAGTGGTGGATGGATGGGATTTGCGGTTGCTCACAATCTAGCATATGGGGATACTCTTGTTTTCGAGTTAGTTCGTCGTACCGCTTTCAAG GTTTACATTACAAGAGTTGGAAGTTGTGGAGAAAGCTCCAAAGATATGAGCTGA
- the TRM30 gene encoding uncharacterized protein (unknown protein; INVOLVED IN: biological_process unknown.), giving the protein MSSNGEKRMMKRSDFAQKLLDDLRVRKEQLSGSQNSLQKDKYAYSNRGFKGSRANSTTFQDLTSGCIEASNQLVPYGKGKSMEKLDLSKALAFALENAGKATRVDPSGSASIISFLHEVGRRSLGETRSSQVFVQQQQPSSSSPMIHVHIKEISKGAQKLNQIINACSNGLSFRKGRYSIQCGEQLMEGAIELEQSLRLLVDIQQASEYTSHKRRKNRIKLLEENGDDDEEEDAHNQNYQKIKQVAKADIEMRLLALNYQEDKNNKHRKQTSYCEDTEQRSTKPQKGRIPSVVAKLMGLGEFPQDEKETNIKHDGENLTRRRVMEASENLVELKTQRKSTSLDLVIHKETQTANEINYKAKSQQKDREKDDSKSRKRSKASYKKDGETTTKNVIKRNPTPTENKHKVVARSQQKPLHKLSNKKEKLQRERHRENGVTTNHSQKPLSSEDLQMKVRLINKAKAVKKSFSHVEVAQKGKEGEVLKAKICEKKNQDIYISNEALCKVMKRPEIKKEDGKHDLLLKSYNDSNEKKAEVDTCIKSSQVSGVEHKKEIKDDSILLIAAERVPCQAPSENHHGRMFTNGMDQQAPIPKSDGNSDILSKTVYKGEIEAGLPLLEKRQERRKRETTETLSENEINLKKIFVKSQLFLDTAKAHFKLNIPQNVFHDTTSGSYYYQEDKNLTLECAFELMKRKRRFQELSVHPFVKVPISSSKINSLDHLIRQISKELEKLRAYGRDCHIGSHVEDYVLERDVHYKDPYLNSMWDMGWNDSMLAFIEKDDVMRDIEREVFSGLLEEITRDLICI; this is encoded by the exons atGAGTTCGAATGGCGAGAAGAGAATGATGAAAAGGTCAGATTTTGCGCAGAAGTTGTTGGATGATCTTCGTGTGAGGAAAGAACAGCTTTCAGGCTCTCAGAACTCCCTACAAAAAG ATAAATATGCATATTCGAACAGAGGATTTAAGGGATCCAGAGCAAATTCT ACAACATTTCAAGATCTTACTAGCGGCTGCATAGAGGCTTCAAATCAGTTAGTTCCTTATGGAAAGGGCAAGAGCATGGAGAAACTCGACTTGTCGAAAGCATTAGCATTTGCACTTGAAAATGCTGGAAAAGCTACAAGAGTAGATCCTTCAGGGAGTGCCTCAATCATTAGTTTCTTGCATGAAGTAGGAAGGAGATCTTTGGGAGAAACAAGAAGCAGTCAAGTTTTtgtgcaacaacaacaaccttcTTCAAGCAGTCCCATGATTCATGTTCATATCAAAGAGATTTCAAAGGGAGCTCAAAAGCTGAATCAGATCATTAACGCATGTAGCAACGGCCTAAGCTTTCGTAAAGGAAGGTACTCTATACAATGCGGGGAACAACTCATGGAAGGCGCCATTGAGTTGGAACAGTCTCTTCGTTTGCTTGTAGACATACAACAAGCATCTGAGTATACAAGCCACAAACGgaggaaaaacagaatcaaGCTGCTTGAAGaaaatggtgatgatgatgaggaggaggatgcTCATAATCAAAACTACCAAAAGATCAAACAAGTCGCAAAGGCGGATATCGAGATGAGACTATTGGCACTTAACTATCAAGAGGATAAGAACAACAAACATAGAAAGCAAACAAGTTATTGCGAAGATACCGAGCAGAGATCAACGAAACCTCAGAAGGGAAGGATTCCGAGTGTTGTTGCAAAGTTGATGGGACTAGGAGAGTTTCCACAAGATGAAAAAGAGACCAACATAAAACATGATGGAGAGAATCTCACAAGGCGTAGAGTAATGGAAGCTAGTGAAAATCTTGTTGAACTAAAGACACAAAGGAAGTCAACATCATTGGATTTAGTAATCCACAAGGAGACTCAAACCGCGAATGAGATAAACTACAAAGCCAAGTCTCAGCAAAAGGATAGAGAGAAGGATGATTCAAAGAGTAGAAAAAGAAGCAAGGCTTCATACAAGAAAGATGGAGAAACTACTACGAAAAATGTTATCAAAAGGAATCCAACTCCaacagaaaataaacataaggTTGTCGCGAGGAGTCAACAAAAGCCTTTACATAAACTTAGCaataagaaagagaagttgCAGCGAGAAAGACATCGAGAAAATGGTGTAACGACAAATCATTCACAAAAACCTTTGAGTTCAGAGGATTTACAAATGAAGGTACGACTCATAAACAAAGCTAAAGCTGTGAAGAAAAGCTTTTCTCATGTTGAGGTAGCACAAAAGGGAAAAGAAGGAGAGGTTCTTAAAGCCAAGATCTgcgaaaagaaaaaccaagacATCTATATTTCAAATGAAGCATTGTGCAAAGTAATGAAGCGACCAGAGattaagaaagaagatggaaaaCATGATCTGTTACTCAAAAGTTACAATGACAGTAATGAGAAGAAAGCAGAAGTAGATACATGCATCAAAAGTTCTCAAGTTTCAGGTGTTGAGCATaagaaagagatcaaagatGACTCAATTCTTCTTATTGCCGCAGAGAGAGTCCCATGTCAAGCTCCATCAGAAAAT CATCATGGGCGTATGTTCACAAATGGGATGGATCAACAAGCTCCAATACCAAAGTCTGATGGAAATTCAGATATATTATCCAAGACAGTATATAAAG GGGAGATAGAAGCTGGTTTACCCTTGTTGGAGAAGCGACAAGAACGCCGAAAACGAGAAACAACAGAGACATTATCCgaaaatgaaataaacctAAAGAAGATATTTGTGAAAAGCCAATTATTTCTAGACACAGCAAAGGCACATTTCAAACTCAACATTCCTCAAAATGTCTTTCATGACACCACCAGTGGGAGCTATTACTATCAAGAAGACAAGAATCTAACCCTCGAGTGTGCCTTCGAGCTAATGAAACGAAAAAGGAGATTTCAAGAGTTAAGTGTCCATCCTTTCGTGAAGGTACCCATAAGTTCCTCTAAAATAAACTCATTGGACCATCTTATTAGACAAATAAGCAAAGAGTTAGAGAAGCTGAGAGCCTACGGTAGAGACTGCCACATTGGATCACATGTTGAAGACTACGTGTTGGAAAGAGATGTTCACTATAAAGACCCATACTTGAACTCAATGTGGGACATGGGTTGGAATGATTCGATGCTCGCGTTCATCGAGAAAGATGATGTTATGAGGGATATAGAGAGGGAAGTCTTCAGTGGACTCTTGGAAGAGATAACAAGAGATCTTATATGCATATAG
- a CDS encoding AP2/B3-like transcriptional factor family protein (AP2/B3-like transcriptional factor family protein; FUNCTIONS IN: DNA binding; INVOLVED IN: regulation of transcription, DNA-dependent; LOCATED IN: cellular_component unknown; EXPRESSED IN: 8 plant structures; EXPRESSED DURING: 4 anthesis, F mature embryo stage, petal differentiation and expansion stage, E expanded cotyledon stage, D bilateral stage; CONTAINS InterPro DOMAIN/s: Transcriptional factor B3 (InterPro:IPR003340); BEST Arabidopsis thaliana protein match is: AP2/B3-like transcriptional factor family protein (TAIR:AT3G19184.1); Has 276 Blast hits to 264 proteins in 19 species: Archae - 0; Bacteria - 0; Metazoa - 0; Fungi - 3; Plants - 271; Viruses - 0; Other Eukaryotes - 2 (source: NCBI BLink).): MVVEKQTKYEEFRLKRVEENKKRMEALNLPKLSQILNSTSVKISPMKKRSIPRTPEKKMVIVRRSSRISNSSSVPVYREVDVKRVHIQRRGVGKKRDLLNRVYVSEEIRDEAISRANKFQDELGSGYPSFVKSMLQSHVSGGFWLGLPVQFCKSHLGLHDGVITLIDEEGEEYETIYLARKNGLSGGWMGFAVAHNLAYGDTLVFELVRRTAFKVYITRVGSCGESSKDMS, encoded by the exons ATGGTGGtcgaaaaacaaacaaagtacGAAGAATTTCGTTTGAAAAGAGTGGAAGAGAACAAGAAACGAATGGAAGCTCTGAATCTTCCAAAACTCTCTCAAATTCTCAATTCCACTTCCGTCAAGATTTCTCcg atgaagaagagatctATTCCTCGAAcaccagagaagaagatggtgattgTTCGTAGATCTAGCCGTATCtctaattcttcttctgttcCGGTTTACAGAGAA GTTGATGTTAAACGAGTGCACATACAGAGAAG GGGAGTGGGCAAGAAGAGAGATTTATTGAATCGAGTTTATGTTTCTGAAGAAATCAGAGATGAGGCCATTTCAAGAGCTAACAAATTTCAGGATGAATTGGGGAGTGGTTATCCAAGTTTTGTGAAATCTATGCTTCAATCACATGTTTCTGGTGGCTTCTGGCTG GGTCTTCCAGTGCAATTTTGCAAATCTCACCTCGGGTTACATGATGGTGTCATAACTTTGATAGATGAAGAAGGCGAGGAGTATGAGACTATCTACTTAGCGAGAAAGAATGGACTTAGTGGTGGATGGATGGGATTTGCGGTTGCTCACAATCTAGCATATGGGGATACTCTTGTTTTCGAGTTAGTTCGTCGTACCGCTTTCAAG GTTTACATTACAAGAGTTGGAAGTTGTGGAGAAAGCTCCAAAGATATGAGCTGA
- the TRM30 gene encoding uncharacterized protein (unknown protein; Has 1807 Blast hits to 1807 proteins in 277 species: Archae - 0; Bacteria - 0; Metazoa - 736; Fungi - 347; Plants - 385; Viruses - 0; Other Eukaryotes - 339 (source: NCBI BLink).): MSSNGEKRMMKRSDFAQKLLDDLRVRKEQLSGSQNSLQKDKYAYSNRGFKGSRANSTTFQDLTSGCIEASNQLVPYGKGKSMEKLDLSKALAFALENAGKATRVDPSGSASIISFLHEVGRRSLGETRSSQVFVQQQQPSSSSPMIHVHIKEISKGAQKLNQIINACSNGLSFRKGRYSIQCGEQLMEGAIELEQSLRLLVDIQQASEYTSHKRRKNRIKLLEENGDDDEEEDAHNQNYQKIKQVAKADIEMRLLALNYQEDKNNKHRKQTSYCEDTEQRSTKPQKGRIPSVVAKLMGLGEFPQDEKETNIKHDGENLTRRRVMEASENLVELKTQRKSTSLDLVIHKETQTANEINYKAKSQQKDREKDDSKSRKRSKASYKKDGETTTKNVIKRNPTPTENKHKVVARSQQKPLHKLSNKKEKLQRERHRENGVTTNHSQKPLSSEDLQMKVRLINKAKAVKKSFSHVEVAQKGKEGEVLKAKICEKKNQDIYISNEALCKVMKRPEIKKEDGKHDLLLKSYNDSNEKKAEVDTCIKSSQVSGVEHKKEIKDDSILLIAAERVPCQAPSENQHHGRMFTNGMDQQAPIPKSDGNSDILSKTVYKETKGEIEAGLPLLEKRQERRKRETTETLSENEINLKKIFVKSQLFLDTAKAHFKLNIPQNVFHDTTSGSYYYQEDKNLTLECAFELMKRKRRFQELSVHPFVKVPISSSKINSLDHLIRQISKELEKLRAYGRDCHIGSHVEDYVLERDVHYKDPYLNSMWDMGWNDSMLAFIEKDDVMRDIEREVFSGLLEEITRDLICI; the protein is encoded by the exons atGAGTTCGAATGGCGAGAAGAGAATGATGAAAAGGTCAGATTTTGCGCAGAAGTTGTTGGATGATCTTCGTGTGAGGAAAGAACAGCTTTCAGGCTCTCAGAACTCCCTACAAAAAG ATAAATATGCATATTCGAACAGAGGATTTAAGGGATCCAGAGCAAATTCT ACAACATTTCAAGATCTTACTAGCGGCTGCATAGAGGCTTCAAATCAGTTAGTTCCTTATGGAAAGGGCAAGAGCATGGAGAAACTCGACTTGTCGAAAGCATTAGCATTTGCACTTGAAAATGCTGGAAAAGCTACAAGAGTAGATCCTTCAGGGAGTGCCTCAATCATTAGTTTCTTGCATGAAGTAGGAAGGAGATCTTTGGGAGAAACAAGAAGCAGTCAAGTTTTtgtgcaacaacaacaaccttcTTCAAGCAGTCCCATGATTCATGTTCATATCAAAGAGATTTCAAAGGGAGCTCAAAAGCTGAATCAGATCATTAACGCATGTAGCAACGGCCTAAGCTTTCGTAAAGGAAGGTACTCTATACAATGCGGGGAACAACTCATGGAAGGCGCCATTGAGTTGGAACAGTCTCTTCGTTTGCTTGTAGACATACAACAAGCATCTGAGTATACAAGCCACAAACGgaggaaaaacagaatcaaGCTGCTTGAAGaaaatggtgatgatgatgaggaggaggatgcTCATAATCAAAACTACCAAAAGATCAAACAAGTCGCAAAGGCGGATATCGAGATGAGACTATTGGCACTTAACTATCAAGAGGATAAGAACAACAAACATAGAAAGCAAACAAGTTATTGCGAAGATACCGAGCAGAGATCAACGAAACCTCAGAAGGGAAGGATTCCGAGTGTTGTTGCAAAGTTGATGGGACTAGGAGAGTTTCCACAAGATGAAAAAGAGACCAACATAAAACATGATGGAGAGAATCTCACAAGGCGTAGAGTAATGGAAGCTAGTGAAAATCTTGTTGAACTAAAGACACAAAGGAAGTCAACATCATTGGATTTAGTAATCCACAAGGAGACTCAAACCGCGAATGAGATAAACTACAAAGCCAAGTCTCAGCAAAAGGATAGAGAGAAGGATGATTCAAAGAGTAGAAAAAGAAGCAAGGCTTCATACAAGAAAGATGGAGAAACTACTACGAAAAATGTTATCAAAAGGAATCCAACTCCaacagaaaataaacataaggTTGTCGCGAGGAGTCAACAAAAGCCTTTACATAAACTTAGCaataagaaagagaagttgCAGCGAGAAAGACATCGAGAAAATGGTGTAACGACAAATCATTCACAAAAACCTTTGAGTTCAGAGGATTTACAAATGAAGGTACGACTCATAAACAAAGCTAAAGCTGTGAAGAAAAGCTTTTCTCATGTTGAGGTAGCACAAAAGGGAAAAGAAGGAGAGGTTCTTAAAGCCAAGATCTgcgaaaagaaaaaccaagacATCTATATTTCAAATGAAGCATTGTGCAAAGTAATGAAGCGACCAGAGattaagaaagaagatggaaaaCATGATCTGTTACTCAAAAGTTACAATGACAGTAATGAGAAGAAAGCAGAAGTAGATACATGCATCAAAAGTTCTCAAGTTTCAGGTGTTGAGCATaagaaagagatcaaagatGACTCAATTCTTCTTATTGCCGCAGAGAGAGTCCCATGTCAAGCTCCATCAGAAAAT CAGCATCATGGGCGTATGTTCACAAATGGGATGGATCAACAAGCTCCAATACCAAAGTCTGATGGAAATTCAGATATATTATCCAAGACAGTATATAAAG AAACAAAAGGGGAGATAGAAGCTGGTTTACCCTTGTTGGAGAAGCGACAAGAACGCCGAAAACGAGAAACAACAGAGACATTATCCgaaaatgaaataaacctAAAGAAGATATTTGTGAAAAGCCAATTATTTCTAGACACAGCAAAGGCACATTTCAAACTCAACATTCCTCAAAATGTCTTTCATGACACCACCAGTGGGAGCTATTACTATCAAGAAGACAAGAATCTAACCCTCGAGTGTGCCTTCGAGCTAATGAAACGAAAAAGGAGATTTCAAGAGTTAAGTGTCCATCCTTTCGTGAAGGTACCCATAAGTTCCTCTAAAATAAACTCATTGGACCATCTTATTAGACAAATAAGCAAAGAGTTAGAGAAGCTGAGAGCCTACGGTAGAGACTGCCACATTGGATCACATGTTGAAGACTACGTGTTGGAAAGAGATGTTCACTATAAAGACCCATACTTGAACTCAATGTGGGACATGGGTTGGAATGATTCGATGCTCGCGTTCATCGAGAAAGATGATGTTATGAGGGATATAGAGAGGGAAGTCTTCAGTGGACTCTTGGAAGAGATAACAAGAGATCTTATATGCATATAG